A genomic stretch from Methylorubrum extorquens includes:
- a CDS encoding putative methyl-accepting chemotaxis sensory transducer precursor (Evidence 3 : Putative function from multiple computational evidences; Product type rc : receptor), whose product MTLKRTLMGLFALMLLFAVGQGVLALVKLDAIGERTSEILDTTIPSINEAHSINAFVIRTRLWQFRYVTAENETARAESGEKVKAFMRDRNAKVEAYRRLISSPEEQRTYDDLLAKLEQSKPDWDRLRAFTAEQQDEALTYFRGPMNTRYLATSEAARALVDVNMAASKVADTAIRAEQATAVKVTLVALCITTLTAIGAMVFSFVGVSRPIERMTAAMRRLAGGDTDAPIPFAQRRDEIGAMSATVLVFRDNLLRARTLEKETELARASAEEQRKAGMREMADGFERAVGGILGTVTTAATELQVTAQSMTAIATETAAQSTAVAAAAEQAAGNVGMVAAASEELGASVQEIGRQVAGSAELAGIAAGEAGQTVVLVRDLSEAAARIGDVVALISTIAGQTNLLALNATIEAARAGEAGRGFAVVAAEVKELANQTARATEEISAQIARIQGATGEAVSAIDGISTRIREISGVATGIAAAVEEQGAATQEIVRNVGQASTGTSEVTNNIAGVASAAEETGAAASQVLHSASDLSQQAERLNTEMSRFLATVRAA is encoded by the coding sequence ATGACACTCAAGCGCACTCTCATGGGGCTGTTCGCGCTCATGTTGCTGTTCGCCGTCGGGCAGGGCGTTCTCGCCCTGGTCAAGCTCGACGCGATCGGCGAGCGGACGTCAGAGATCCTGGACACCACGATCCCGTCGATCAACGAGGCCCACAGCATCAACGCGTTCGTGATTCGGACGCGGCTCTGGCAGTTTCGCTACGTGACGGCCGAGAACGAGACCGCGCGGGCGGAGAGCGGCGAGAAGGTCAAGGCCTTCATGCGCGACCGCAATGCCAAGGTTGAAGCTTATCGCAGGCTGATCTCCTCGCCCGAGGAACAGCGGACCTACGACGACCTCCTCGCCAAGCTGGAACAGTCGAAGCCCGATTGGGACCGGCTTCGCGCCTTCACCGCCGAGCAGCAGGACGAGGCGCTCACCTATTTCCGCGGTCCCATGAACACGCGCTACCTTGCCACCTCGGAGGCCGCGCGCGCCCTCGTTGACGTCAACATGGCGGCAAGCAAGGTCGCCGACACCGCGATCCGCGCTGAGCAGGCGACGGCGGTGAAGGTCACGCTGGTCGCGCTCTGCATCACGACGCTGACGGCGATCGGTGCGATGGTCTTCTCCTTCGTCGGCGTCTCGCGCCCGATCGAGCGGATGACGGCGGCGATGCGCCGTCTGGCCGGCGGCGACACTGATGCGCCGATCCCCTTCGCGCAGCGGCGCGACGAGATCGGGGCGATGTCGGCGACCGTCCTCGTCTTCCGCGATAACCTGTTGCGGGCCCGTACGCTCGAAAAGGAAACCGAACTCGCCCGCGCCTCGGCGGAAGAGCAGCGCAAGGCCGGCATGCGCGAGATGGCCGACGGCTTCGAGCGCGCGGTCGGCGGTATCCTCGGCACGGTGACCACGGCAGCGACCGAGCTGCAGGTCACCGCGCAGAGCATGACCGCGATCGCGACGGAGACCGCGGCGCAATCGACCGCGGTGGCCGCGGCCGCCGAGCAGGCCGCCGGCAATGTCGGCATGGTCGCCGCGGCGAGCGAGGAACTCGGCGCTTCGGTGCAAGAAATTGGGCGGCAGGTCGCCGGCTCGGCCGAACTCGCCGGAATCGCGGCCGGCGAGGCCGGGCAGACCGTCGTCCTGGTCCGCGATCTCTCGGAGGCCGCGGCGCGGATCGGTGATGTGGTGGCGCTGATCTCGACCATCGCCGGCCAGACCAATCTGCTCGCTCTCAACGCGACGATCGAGGCGGCACGGGCCGGAGAGGCCGGGCGCGGCTTCGCCGTCGTCGCCGCCGAGGTCAAGGAACTCGCCAACCAGACGGCGCGCGCAACCGAGGAGATTTCGGCCCAGATCGCCCGCATCCAGGGGGCGACCGGCGAGGCCGTCTCGGCGATCGACGGCATCAGCACGCGCATCCGTGAGATCAGCGGCGTCGCCACCGGCATCGCGGCGGCGGTGGAAGAGCAGGGCGCGGCCACCCAGGAGATCGTGCGCAATGTCGGCCAGGCCTCGACCGGCACGTCCGAGGTGACGAACAACATTGCGGGCGTCGCCTCGGCGGCCGAGGAGACCGGGGCAGCGGCATCCCAGGTGCTGCACTCGGCGTCGGACCTGTCCCAGCAGGCCGAGCGCCTGAACACGGAGATGTCCCGCTTCCTCGCCACCGTGCGAGCGGCCTGA
- a CDS encoding putative Acyl CoA:acetate/3-ketoacid CoA transferase; fused alpha subunit and beta subunit (Evidence 3 : Putative function from multiple computational evidences; Product type e : enzyme): protein MKKNKVITAEEAIALIRENDVLTTTGFVQSCIPEALHAALEKRFVDTGSPRGLTLIMTAGAGDSKGLGTGRLHHDGLLSRVIAANFGRMPKVAQAAQANLIRGYNLPQGVISQLYRACAAGQPGLFSKVGLKTYVDPRHGGAKVNELTTEDIVKLVEVDGEEWLFYTATKIDVAFIRATSADPSGNLSFEKEALTLDCLAQAMAARNNGGIVIAQVERIVDDGYLLPKDVRVPGILVDCVVVAEPEMHRMNYGVMYDAALAGEIRVPVTGIKRMPLNERKIIARRAAFELPPNGVVNLGVGAPEGISSVANEEKITPYITLTTEAGAVGGVLASGSSFGAATNADCIIDQNQMFDFYDGGGLDMTCLGMAECDGAGNVNTSKFGGKLNGCGGFINISQNARSVVFAGTFTAGGLEIAVQDGQVKIVTEGRARKFVTEVQQNTFSGPYAVERSQPVIYVTERCVFQLTKEGLELIEVAPGIDIERDILAHMDFAPIVRNPVPMDPRIFREDPMELISDLLNLDLKSRVSLDAERNILFINLEGWYCRVKSDMDELRMTIVDACRKAGQRVNAVINHDGFRLNENLYDDYAGMIQYLQANYYATTTRYATSAFLRLKMEEALTKRGVAPHVFERKEEAQAFLGTTEDKKARKMISPAVASAA, encoded by the coding sequence ATGAAGAAGAACAAGGTCATCACGGCCGAGGAAGCGATCGCGCTGATTCGCGAGAACGACGTCCTCACCACGACCGGCTTCGTCCAGAGCTGCATCCCGGAGGCGCTGCACGCGGCGTTGGAGAAGCGCTTCGTCGACACCGGTTCGCCGCGTGGCCTGACCCTGATCATGACCGCGGGCGCGGGCGACAGCAAAGGGCTGGGCACCGGGCGTCTGCATCACGACGGGCTTCTCTCCCGCGTCATCGCCGCCAATTTCGGGCGCATGCCGAAGGTCGCGCAGGCGGCGCAGGCCAACCTGATCCGCGGCTACAACCTGCCCCAGGGCGTGATCTCGCAGCTCTACCGCGCCTGCGCCGCCGGCCAGCCGGGGCTGTTCTCGAAGGTCGGCCTGAAGACCTATGTCGATCCGCGCCACGGCGGCGCCAAGGTCAACGAACTGACCACCGAGGACATCGTCAAGCTCGTCGAGGTCGATGGCGAGGAGTGGCTGTTCTACACCGCTACCAAGATCGACGTGGCCTTCATCCGCGCCACCTCCGCCGACCCGTCGGGCAACCTCTCCTTCGAGAAGGAGGCGCTGACCCTCGATTGCCTCGCCCAGGCCATGGCCGCGCGCAACAACGGCGGCATCGTCATCGCCCAGGTCGAGCGCATCGTCGATGACGGCTACCTGCTGCCCAAGGATGTGCGGGTCCCCGGCATCCTCGTGGATTGCGTCGTCGTGGCCGAGCCCGAGATGCACCGCATGAACTACGGCGTGATGTACGACGCGGCGCTTGCCGGCGAGATCCGCGTGCCCGTCACCGGCATCAAGCGGATGCCGCTCAACGAGCGCAAGATCATCGCGCGCCGCGCCGCCTTCGAACTGCCGCCCAATGGCGTGGTCAATCTCGGCGTCGGCGCGCCGGAGGGCATCTCCTCCGTCGCCAACGAGGAGAAGATCACCCCCTACATCACCCTGACGACGGAAGCGGGCGCGGTCGGCGGCGTGCTGGCCTCGGGTTCGAGCTTCGGCGCGGCGACGAACGCCGACTGCATCATCGACCAGAACCAGATGTTCGACTTCTACGACGGCGGCGGCCTCGACATGACCTGCCTCGGCATGGCCGAGTGCGACGGCGCCGGCAACGTCAACACCTCGAAGTTTGGGGGCAAGCTCAACGGCTGCGGCGGCTTCATCAACATCTCGCAGAATGCCCGCTCGGTCGTCTTCGCCGGCACCTTCACCGCGGGTGGCCTGGAGATCGCGGTGCAGGACGGTCAGGTGAAGATCGTCACCGAGGGCCGCGCCCGCAAATTCGTGACGGAGGTGCAGCAGAACACCTTCTCGGGCCCCTACGCGGTCGAGCGCTCGCAGCCGGTGATCTACGTCACCGAGCGCTGCGTCTTCCAACTCACGAAGGAGGGGCTCGAACTGATCGAGGTGGCGCCGGGCATCGACATTGAGCGCGACATCCTCGCCCACATGGATTTCGCGCCGATCGTGCGTAACCCGGTGCCGATGGATCCGCGCATCTTCCGCGAGGATCCGATGGAGCTGATCTCGGATCTGCTCAACCTCGACCTGAAGTCGCGCGTCAGCCTGGATGCCGAGCGCAACATCCTCTTCATCAACCTGGAAGGCTGGTACTGCCGGGTGAAGAGCGACATGGACGAGCTGCGCATGACCATCGTCGACGCCTGCCGCAAGGCCGGCCAGCGGGTCAACGCGGTGATCAACCACGACGGTTTCCGCCTCAACGAGAACCTCTACGATGATTACGCCGGGATGATTCAGTATCTTCAGGCGAACTACTACGCGACGACGACCCGCTACGCGACCAGCGCCTTCCTGCGCCTGAAGATGGAGGAGGCGCTGACCAAGCGCGGCGTCGCCCCCCACGTCTTCGAGCGCAAGGAAGAGGCCCAGGCCTTCCTCGGCACGACCGAGGACAAAAAGGCGCGGAAAATGATCTCGCCGGCGGTCGCTTCCGCCGCTTGA